The Candidatus Melainabacteria bacterium genome includes a region encoding these proteins:
- a CDS encoding DUF1727 domain-containing protein: MDPSDTVAVVAGKFTARAIRFMGAGLGSNLPGKLARRFAPTVLTKLSQQAKSGVIAVTGTNGKSTTSGLLSSILRAAGLELVHNKQGANLVAGITASLVESASWSGKLSADYCLFETDEAALPLIAREVKLTQVVVTNLFRDQLDRFGELDTTAKLIARGILENKTQAILNADDPNVSQLVPECPRIFFGIESVKGQTEKQSTMPDGMGPQSMELSYCAQCGAETKYSLVFYGQLGHWSCTSCDYKRPVPRVKASDVEVGPTGSTFTLTIDERQGDAVVPLPGMFNVYNALAAAASAASIGVTIETIRQGLKNYQTLFGRSERVVISGKNVLIQLIKNPAGASQAISAVAADPQARILIAINDNYADGRDISWLWDADFEQLAAHTKKLIVSGQRAEDMAVRMKYAGVANESIHTEPKLDKALDQALDMVQSGETLWILPTYTCLLEMQKILKARGVSLAGT; this comes from the coding sequence ATGGATCCTTCTGACACAGTTGCAGTCGTTGCCGGTAAATTTACGGCGCGCGCAATTCGTTTCATGGGTGCAGGATTGGGCTCGAACCTGCCCGGCAAGTTAGCAAGGCGTTTTGCTCCCACTGTTTTGACAAAACTCTCACAGCAAGCCAAAAGCGGCGTCATCGCAGTGACCGGCACGAACGGCAAAAGCACCACATCTGGTTTACTCTCGTCAATTTTGCGGGCTGCCGGTCTGGAGCTTGTGCACAATAAGCAAGGTGCAAATCTGGTGGCAGGCATAACCGCCAGTCTGGTTGAGTCTGCCAGCTGGAGCGGCAAGCTCTCTGCCGACTATTGCCTCTTCGAAACAGACGAAGCAGCACTGCCTTTGATCGCCAGGGAAGTAAAGCTCACGCAGGTCGTGGTCACGAATCTATTCAGAGATCAGCTCGATCGCTTCGGAGAACTAGATACCACTGCCAAATTAATAGCCAGAGGAATTCTAGAAAATAAGACTCAGGCAATTCTCAACGCTGATGACCCCAATGTCAGTCAGCTCGTGCCTGAATGCCCGCGCATATTCTTTGGCATCGAGTCAGTGAAAGGACAAACAGAGAAACAGAGCACCATGCCTGATGGCATGGGTCCGCAATCAATGGAACTCTCCTACTGCGCTCAATGCGGTGCGGAGACAAAATACTCACTCGTGTTTTACGGGCAGCTCGGACACTGGAGCTGCACCAGTTGCGACTATAAACGCCCGGTTCCACGAGTGAAAGCCAGTGACGTCGAAGTTGGACCGACCGGCTCCACTTTCACCCTCACAATTGATGAACGGCAAGGCGACGCCGTGGTACCGCTGCCAGGCATGTTCAACGTCTACAATGCTCTCGCCGCCGCGGCAAGCGCCGCTTCGATCGGCGTTACGATCGAGACTATCAGGCAGGGCTTGAAAAACTATCAAACGCTCTTCGGACGCTCAGAACGAGTGGTCATCTCAGGCAAGAACGTCTTGATTCAGTTGATCAAAAATCCGGCTGGTGCCAGTCAAGCAATCAGTGCGGTGGCAGCCGATCCCCAGGCACGAATTTTGATTGCCATCAACGACAATTATGCTGATGGAAGAGACATATCATGGCTCTGGGATGCTGATTTCGAACAACTTGCCGCTCACACGAAAAAACTGATTGTCAGCGGGCAGCGCGCAGAAGACATGGCCGTGAGAATGAAGTATGCAGGAGTTGCCAACGAGAGCATCCATACCGAACCGAAACTTGATAAAGCTCTCGATCAGGCACTAGACATGGTGCAATCAGGAGAGACTTTGTGGATTCTTCCAACCTATACATGTTTGCTTGAGATGCAAAAGATCCTGAAAGCCAGAGGAGTGTCACTGGCGGGCACCTGA
- a CDS encoding serine/threonine protein kinase, producing the protein MDANLEPQKNTKSQRVSWLESSETTESTESVASNIDPFLEAARATSERLEILEPIGKGGMAVVYKAQHMVMNKPVAVKLLLPHLTSDPTSLKRFQQEAQATATLSHANIVHIHDCGLSNGQAFIIMDFVEGKSLEQIVREEPLTPERAVDIFVQICEALNHAHERNIIHRDLKPSNVMLTTDKNGFDVVKVVDFGIAKLLTNDDGMTMNNLTQTGDVFGSPLYMSPEQCAGKKLDNRSDIYSLGCLMYEALTGSAPIVGKNFLDTMQKHLTDMPAPFPPELTKNPLAKKLQVIIFTCLAKDPAHRYASMKEISVDLRSAVANTSTKGGAWKEKEKSLEQIIKKTNSKKNKFQQIAAFGAAVILIPCSFLLVTDITTSSPYENVPVFHMVDLSQPKQSLTYEHDLKIVLNDKSTTLSAMPTLMQRLRTGDTLGQFYMSNGKWNEAIAEYEKLAKLDAGLSRSCDFQKYLGICQLHLNNFESAAQHMQTCLDYVFSSVYELKKREHTRAKLQQLLNGIYGVNEQIVRSVLIYLAVIAEQEKRFDVAQQYLDDLHTTDERILANPHAIESFSGDIVAESTRNSAYRADLQRLNKNPAAADELQKLAQKPDDTTVTDWKAKLDLTLGLANMQTAKYSDAAKAFKNGLNEKIEEPEIKKALNREYCRALWANGQFLQAIFEKLTHLNS; encoded by the coding sequence ATGGATGCCAACTTAGAGCCCCAGAAAAATACAAAATCCCAGCGCGTATCATGGCTGGAGAGCTCAGAGACCACAGAGTCGACTGAGTCAGTGGCTTCTAATATCGATCCCTTTCTTGAAGCGGCGCGTGCCACCTCGGAGCGCCTGGAAATTCTCGAGCCGATTGGCAAAGGCGGCATGGCTGTCGTCTATAAAGCCCAACACATGGTGATGAACAAACCAGTGGCAGTCAAACTGCTGCTGCCTCACCTGACCAGCGATCCGACCAGCTTGAAGCGCTTTCAGCAAGAAGCACAGGCGACCGCAACGCTGTCACATGCCAACATCGTGCACATTCACGATTGTGGTTTAAGCAACGGCCAGGCCTTCATCATCATGGATTTTGTCGAAGGCAAAAGTCTGGAGCAAATCGTGCGCGAAGAGCCGCTAACACCGGAGCGAGCCGTCGACATATTCGTGCAAATTTGCGAGGCGCTCAATCATGCCCACGAGCGCAACATTATTCACCGCGACCTCAAGCCAAGCAACGTCATGCTCACGACTGATAAAAACGGGTTCGATGTGGTTAAAGTCGTAGACTTCGGCATCGCCAAGCTTCTGACCAACGACGATGGCATGACGATGAACAATCTCACCCAGACAGGCGATGTCTTCGGCAGCCCGCTCTATATGAGTCCGGAGCAGTGTGCGGGCAAGAAATTGGACAACCGTTCCGACATCTACTCGCTGGGATGCCTGATGTACGAGGCGCTGACGGGATCTGCGCCCATAGTTGGAAAAAATTTCCTGGACACAATGCAAAAGCACCTCACTGATATGCCGGCACCGTTTCCGCCGGAGCTGACCAAAAATCCACTGGCCAAAAAACTGCAAGTAATAATTTTCACCTGCCTGGCTAAAGACCCTGCTCACCGCTATGCCAGCATGAAAGAGATATCGGTCGACTTGAGAAGCGCAGTAGCCAATACCAGCACCAAAGGCGGTGCGTGGAAAGAAAAGGAGAAGTCGCTCGAACAAATCATCAAAAAAACCAACTCGAAAAAAAATAAGTTTCAACAGATCGCCGCTTTCGGCGCTGCCGTGATCTTGATTCCTTGCTCATTCCTGCTCGTTACTGATATCACCACTTCATCTCCTTACGAAAATGTGCCCGTATTTCACATGGTCGATCTCAGTCAACCCAAGCAGAGTCTGACCTACGAGCACGACTTGAAAATTGTCTTGAACGACAAGTCGACTACATTGAGCGCAATGCCGACTCTGATGCAGAGACTACGCACCGGAGACACTCTCGGGCAATTCTATATGTCAAATGGAAAATGGAATGAAGCAATTGCCGAATATGAAAAACTGGCAAAATTAGATGCTGGGCTGTCACGCTCCTGCGATTTCCAGAAGTACCTCGGCATCTGTCAGTTGCACTTGAACAATTTCGAAAGCGCTGCTCAACATATGCAGACATGCCTTGATTATGTTTTCTCATCAGTATATGAGCTGAAAAAACGCGAACACACCAGAGCAAAATTGCAGCAACTCCTGAATGGCATTTATGGTGTGAACGAACAGATTGTGCGCTCTGTTTTGATCTACCTGGCTGTGATCGCGGAGCAGGAGAAGCGCTTCGATGTGGCGCAACAATACCTCGACGATCTTCACACCACAGACGAGAGAATTCTGGCCAATCCACATGCAATTGAGAGTTTCTCGGGAGATATTGTTGCTGAGAGCACCAGGAACTCAGCCTATCGAGCCGATTTGCAACGTCTGAATAAAAATCCGGCGGCGGCAGACGAGCTGCAAAAACTTGCACAAAAACCTGATGACACCACGGTGACAGACTGGAAAGCCAAGCTCGACCTGACCCTCGGGCTTGCCAACATGCAAACAGCTAAGTACAGCGATGCCGCAAAGGCTTTCAAAAATGGGCTCAACGAAAAAATCGAAGAGCCGGAAATTAAAAAAGCTTTGAACCGTGAATATTGTCGAGCCCTGTGGGCGAATGGACAGTTTCTTCAAGCGATTTTCGAAAAGCTAACTCATCTCAATTCTTAA
- a CDS encoding serine/threonine protein kinase — protein MENDLESTRKEQAQDAGEIAWLDDSSDGLPPLKDPFWATLSSISDRLQVLGRIGKGGMSVVYKAQHLAMKKLVAVKLLLPHLTSDARSLKRFQLEAQATANLNHPNIVRIYDCGMSQDQAFIIMDFVEGESLEQLLDRESKLTPVRAMGIFAELCEGMNHAHESGIIHRDLKPSNVMLTVDSDGIEHVKIVDFGIAKLLVDDEDGSTRHKLTQTGDVFGSPLYMSPEQSVGGKIDKRSDIYSIGCLMYEVLAGRPPIVGKNFLDTMQRHSTDVPKPFAEKSDAKLMTRLQTIVFTCMAKDPADRYQDMKAILKDLHAAASGKESTAIGAWSNKEKSLAKIIKKESKTSRIIKTVALSAAGLFLALSGFALAEEIKRIDSPSSYQSQNAPLFKLVSLPKPTLFDNYETQKQNIVLAIDRTEAADDVQQEEGLETAARMYFAYGKWQEAKRQYMKLLKLPVGLEKQGDYHLGIGLCCLGENKLAAAKDEFKTSIDYYLKLQDGYQRGDEHPNIPTLLSGIYGIKARQPISYLALTEELMGNLSQAAANAKVLVISGRSDDDSERPAEFAYIADLNRRMQKYGTAVVTFENLKASESVVPERDYRTKLCFAIGLCLLASNEPARAATVLNEGLQLGATDKDLLVAMDHEYHRALWESGYKFKAFFEPHRLKVVKAEH, from the coding sequence ATGGAAAATGACCTAGAGTCTACGCGCAAAGAACAAGCACAAGATGCAGGCGAAATTGCCTGGCTCGATGATTCTTCAGACGGTTTGCCACCGCTGAAAGACCCATTCTGGGCAACTTTGAGTTCCATCTCCGATCGCCTGCAAGTTCTCGGACGCATCGGCAAAGGCGGCATGAGCGTCGTTTACAAAGCACAGCATCTGGCAATGAAGAAGCTGGTTGCTGTGAAATTGCTGTTACCCCACCTGACCAGTGACGCACGCAGCCTGAAGCGCTTTCAGCTGGAAGCCCAGGCCACTGCCAATCTAAATCATCCCAACATAGTCCGAATTTATGACTGTGGAATGAGCCAGGACCAGGCTTTCATCATCATGGACTTTGTCGAAGGAGAAAGCCTGGAGCAGCTCCTCGATCGTGAAAGTAAGTTAACACCGGTGCGGGCGATGGGCATCTTCGCCGAGCTTTGTGAAGGAATGAATCACGCCCATGAAAGCGGCATCATTCACCGGGACCTTAAACCAAGCAATGTCATGCTCACTGTCGATTCAGACGGAATCGAGCACGTAAAAATTGTAGACTTCGGTATAGCAAAGCTATTGGTTGACGACGAAGATGGCAGCACCAGGCATAAACTGACACAAACCGGCGATGTTTTCGGCAGCCCGCTCTATATGAGCCCTGAGCAGAGTGTCGGTGGAAAAATCGACAAGCGTTCGGACATATATTCGATCGGATGCTTGATGTACGAAGTCTTAGCAGGACGACCACCAATCGTCGGCAAAAACTTCCTCGATACCATGCAAAGGCACTCGACCGACGTACCAAAGCCATTTGCTGAAAAATCCGATGCGAAACTGATGACGCGCCTGCAGACGATCGTCTTTACCTGCATGGCTAAAGACCCTGCCGATCGCTATCAAGACATGAAGGCAATACTGAAAGACTTGCATGCAGCAGCTTCCGGAAAAGAAAGCACCGCCATCGGTGCATGGAGTAATAAAGAAAAGTCCTTAGCGAAAATCATCAAGAAAGAAAGCAAGACAAGCCGCATCATCAAAACTGTTGCTCTTTCTGCCGCTGGTCTTTTCCTGGCACTTTCCGGATTTGCTCTTGCCGAAGAGATCAAACGTATAGACAGTCCTTCCAGTTATCAGAGCCAGAACGCTCCTCTTTTCAAACTCGTATCATTGCCCAAACCCACGCTTTTCGATAATTACGAAACACAGAAACAAAACATAGTCCTGGCTATAGACCGCACCGAAGCTGCAGACGACGTTCAACAGGAGGAGGGTCTCGAGACTGCCGCACGCATGTACTTCGCTTACGGTAAGTGGCAGGAAGCAAAACGCCAGTATATGAAACTGCTCAAACTCCCAGTCGGGCTTGAGAAACAAGGTGATTATCACCTCGGTATTGGTTTGTGCTGCCTGGGAGAGAACAAACTTGCCGCAGCAAAAGATGAGTTTAAGACCAGCATCGACTACTACCTGAAACTACAAGACGGCTACCAGAGAGGCGACGAGCATCCAAACATTCCCACTCTTCTTAGTGGCATCTACGGTATCAAGGCACGACAACCGATCAGTTACCTGGCACTGACTGAAGAACTCATGGGCAATCTTTCCCAGGCAGCCGCCAACGCAAAAGTACTGGTCATTTCAGGACGTTCAGACGACGATAGTGAGCGCCCCGCTGAATTCGCCTACATAGCCGACCTGAATCGGCGCATGCAAAAGTACGGCACAGCTGTGGTTACGTTCGAGAATCTAAAAGCCAGTGAAAGTGTTGTTCCCGAAAGAGACTACCGGACGAAACTGTGCTTCGCTATTGGGCTTTGCCTCCTGGCTTCGAATGAACCAGCCAGAGCGGCGACTGTGCTGAACGAAGGACTTCAATTAGGGGCAACAGACAAAGACCTTCTGGTGGCGATGGATCATGAGTATCACCGGGCCCTGTGGGAAAGCGGCTATAAGTTCAAAGCCTTCTTCGAACCCCACCGGCTGAAAGTCGTCAAAGCAGAGCACTGA
- a CDS encoding tetratricopeptide repeat protein, whose translation MLGPNEKEKRSRTDSLFGNVDPLLGKTMGGRWEVQEFLGEGSMSVVYKAQDLETNEPVVLKILHHHLVANAKSLKRFEQRAKATIDLKHDRIARVMDIHLSPDGQVFLVVEPLKGESLEDLLAKTGHLSVDHAVEIFSQSCEALEYAHGEDVLHRDIKPSNIVLLESNAITDEVKLVDFGIARLLTEEGDDIKSSGYITRTREVFGSPMYMSPEQCMGKKLDARSDIYSIGCVMYETLTGKPPFVGKNVLETAYKHMNEAPKPMVTDTTSGRSLARLESVIFKCLAKDPNERYQLVSQLYQDLQMLLKANDTTWVNNAYALKKIAKAKKRESRKFVMSFEVGVFSGAALLLFAVVSIWSFMFLGADSQDYPAFKNDKLFVVQERRQPPEVPDFGSQEEAYKMDADSAKKEKGEKSKDYLNATWHLYELYRRAGHWNEAAEELGKFIELAPSTDPSISIPAMYAKQSLCYFQQNELDKAFKIAMQSIEEFDKQGNTKDSHLNLVYTIVGDYYSQKNQLSEAVGIYDKAYQLADQRKLVAPMDYVQACVLLGDIYRRQNKLQEADRLYKLAMDTSSNYINDQKLSTTLFLAKAKYGYGLVLYAEGKYKDAEASFREALQSCKTIPAPLGGEKSGLYGACRRMIVECLWKTNPFAAISARFGSDPTK comes from the coding sequence ATGCTCGGTCCTAACGAAAAAGAAAAGCGCTCGCGCACAGACTCGCTGTTTGGAAACGTCGACCCATTGCTGGGTAAGACGATGGGCGGACGCTGGGAAGTGCAGGAGTTTCTGGGCGAAGGCAGTATGAGCGTTGTTTACAAGGCTCAGGACCTGGAAACCAACGAGCCGGTGGTTCTCAAGATTCTTCACCACCACCTGGTAGCCAATGCCAAAAGCCTGAAACGCTTTGAGCAGCGAGCCAAAGCGACAATCGACCTGAAACATGACCGCATTGCCAGAGTCATGGACATACACCTCTCTCCCGACGGTCAGGTCTTTCTGGTTGTCGAGCCCCTGAAGGGCGAGAGTTTAGAAGACCTCCTGGCAAAAACCGGACATTTATCAGTCGATCACGCCGTCGAGATTTTTTCTCAGTCTTGCGAAGCTCTCGAATATGCGCACGGCGAAGATGTACTGCATCGAGATATAAAACCAAGCAACATCGTCTTGCTGGAATCAAATGCCATTACCGACGAAGTGAAATTAGTCGACTTCGGCATCGCGCGCCTGTTGACGGAAGAAGGCGATGACATCAAATCTAGTGGCTATATAACAAGAACCAGGGAAGTCTTCGGCAGCCCCATGTATATGAGCCCAGAGCAGTGCATGGGCAAGAAACTCGACGCCCGTTCCGACATTTACTCAATCGGTTGCGTCATGTACGAAACGCTTACAGGCAAACCTCCTTTTGTGGGCAAGAACGTTCTCGAAACTGCCTATAAACACATGAATGAAGCCCCCAAGCCGATGGTCACAGACACCACCTCGGGACGATCTCTGGCCCGCCTGGAATCAGTAATCTTCAAATGCCTGGCCAAAGATCCAAACGAGCGCTATCAACTCGTTTCCCAGTTGTATCAAGATTTGCAGATGTTGCTCAAAGCCAACGATACGACCTGGGTCAACAATGCTTATGCCCTTAAGAAAATTGCCAAAGCCAAGAAACGCGAAAGCCGCAAGTTCGTGATGAGCTTCGAAGTTGGTGTCTTCAGCGGTGCAGCGCTTTTACTTTTCGCTGTCGTATCGATCTGGTCGTTCATGTTCCTGGGTGCGGATTCACAAGATTATCCAGCCTTCAAAAACGACAAACTATTCGTTGTACAAGAGCGCCGTCAGCCGCCTGAAGTGCCAGACTTCGGCAGTCAGGAAGAAGCATATAAAATGGATGCTGATTCCGCCAAAAAAGAAAAAGGCGAGAAAAGCAAAGACTACCTCAACGCCACCTGGCACCTTTATGAGTTGTACAGACGTGCTGGTCACTGGAATGAAGCAGCCGAAGAGTTAGGCAAATTTATCGAACTGGCTCCGTCTACCGACCCGTCCATCTCTATTCCAGCCATGTACGCCAAGCAGTCACTTTGCTATTTCCAGCAGAATGAACTTGATAAAGCCTTCAAGATTGCTATGCAGTCCATTGAAGAATTTGATAAACAGGGAAATACGAAAGACAGTCACTTAAATCTTGTCTACACAATAGTCGGCGACTACTATTCACAAAAGAACCAACTGTCTGAAGCTGTCGGCATTTACGACAAGGCTTACCAACTGGCCGATCAGCGAAAGTTGGTGGCACCTATGGACTATGTACAAGCTTGTGTTCTGCTAGGCGATATTTACAGACGTCAAAACAAACTGCAAGAAGCCGATCGCCTCTACAAACTGGCGATGGATACATCATCTAATTACATAAACGATCAGAAGCTTTCGACGACACTATTTCTCGCCAAGGCAAAATACGGATATGGACTGGTTCTTTACGCCGAAGGGAAATACAAAGATGCTGAAGCATCATTTCGGGAAGCGCTGCAGAGCTGTAAAACCATACCCGCTCCCCTCGGTGGCGAGAAGAGCGGGCTGTATGGAGCTTGTCGCAGGATGATCGTCGAATGTTTGTGGAAAACAAACCCATTCGCGGCCATATCTGCTCGTTTCGGTAGCGACCCCACCAAGTAG
- a CDS encoding tetratricopeptide repeat protein, with the protein MSKDKNKLALNSALAVMFAATAFSAPLAALADEAPPESAQMRKAESLYGRGKVKEAIAEFREAIRLEPNNAKAHQRLGAALAANEDYETAILEEQQAIKLDPKYFLPHVVLGQIYANQSKIDLALKEFREATALKPTSFRAHLDLGFALTHVGQVDEAIAAYKKAAELNPKDPTPHLNLGVLLAQKNDFQNAIKEEKAAIEINKDVPESYINLGNIYADSGETDNAMAAFKSALKIAPKHPNALSGLGWMMQKKGDLPGAIETQRKAIKLDPKFGPAHRRLAEALSLNGDTKGAKAAFEETLQITPRDVTARVQYAAFLAKQGQTGDAKTQYEKALEINPKSKIAQDALADLNNKKSPANPQ; encoded by the coding sequence TTGAGTAAGGACAAAAACAAATTGGCATTGAACAGTGCGCTTGCAGTCATGTTCGCTGCCACAGCTTTCAGTGCTCCTTTAGCGGCTCTTGCCGATGAAGCACCACCTGAGAGCGCTCAGATGCGGAAAGCAGAATCGCTTTATGGTCGCGGCAAAGTAAAAGAAGCAATCGCCGAATTTAGAGAAGCGATTCGACTCGAACCAAACAATGCAAAAGCCCACCAGAGATTGGGTGCCGCCCTTGCAGCAAACGAAGACTACGAGACGGCTATTTTGGAAGAACAGCAAGCGATTAAACTCGATCCTAAGTACTTCTTGCCGCACGTAGTGCTCGGTCAGATTTATGCAAATCAGAGCAAAATCGACCTGGCGCTGAAAGAGTTCCGTGAGGCTACCGCACTGAAACCGACTAGTTTCAGAGCTCACCTTGATCTTGGTTTTGCCCTCACTCACGTCGGTCAGGTTGATGAAGCGATTGCTGCTTACAAAAAGGCAGCTGAATTGAATCCGAAAGATCCGACACCTCATCTCAATCTCGGTGTTTTGCTCGCGCAGAAGAATGACTTCCAGAACGCTATCAAGGAAGAAAAAGCAGCAATCGAAATCAATAAAGATGTGCCGGAGTCTTACATCAATCTCGGCAACATTTACGCTGATTCAGGCGAAACAGACAACGCCATGGCTGCTTTCAAGAGTGCCTTGAAGATTGCTCCCAAGCATCCAAATGCTCTCAGCGGCTTGGGTTGGATGATGCAGAAGAAAGGCGATCTGCCGGGCGCAATTGAAACTCAGCGCAAAGCGATCAAGTTAGATCCAAAATTTGGACCTGCTCATCGCCGTTTGGCAGAGGCACTATCGCTTAATGGTGATACCAAAGGCGCTAAAGCTGCATTCGAAGAGACACTGCAGATTACTCCTCGTGACGTGACTGCACGCGTTCAGTATGCTGCTTTCCTTGCAAAACAGGGTCAAACAGGCGATGCCAAAACGCAATACGAAAAGGCTCTGGAAATCAATCCTAAGTCTAAGATTGCTCAGGACGCGCTTGCTGACTTGAACAACAAGAAGTCACCTGCGAATCCGCAATAG
- the deoC gene encoding deoxyribose-phosphate aldolase gives MSSEFAKYIDHTLLNPNARKADITKLCEEAKENKFFAVCVNPVHVRQAVKELSASNVAVATVVGFPLGANLTDVKIAETQRAISEGAEEIDMVINIGALKDGEHSFVADEIKAIVKVAKDHPVKVIIECDLLTDEEKVAATKACITGGAAMVKTSTGFVKDGKGATVEDIKLIKETLGSANLGIKASAGIRDVEKAKALIDAGATRLGTSAGVAIVKGSPAVQAAY, from the coding sequence GTGAGTTCAGAATTCGCTAAATACATCGATCACACCTTGTTGAATCCAAATGCTCGTAAGGCGGACATCACCAAGTTGTGTGAGGAAGCCAAAGAAAATAAGTTTTTTGCTGTCTGCGTCAATCCTGTGCACGTTCGCCAGGCAGTCAAAGAGCTGTCTGCGAGTAATGTTGCAGTCGCGACTGTAGTCGGTTTTCCTCTTGGAGCCAATCTCACTGATGTGAAAATTGCAGAGACTCAGAGAGCTATTTCTGAGGGCGCAGAAGAAATCGATATGGTCATAAATATAGGCGCACTCAAAGATGGTGAGCATTCGTTTGTTGCCGATGAAATCAAAGCAATCGTCAAAGTTGCAAAAGACCATCCCGTCAAAGTGATCATCGAATGTGACTTGCTTACAGACGAAGAGAAAGTGGCTGCTACCAAGGCCTGCATCACAGGCGGTGCAGCGATGGTGAAAACTTCGACTGGTTTCGTCAAAGATGGTAAGGGCGCCACTGTCGAAGATATTAAGTTGATCAAAGAGACGCTCGGTTCAGCCAATCTGGGCATTAAAGCCAGCGCCGGTATTCGCGACGTGGAAAAAGCAAAGGCATTGATTGATGCCGGTGCGACACGTCTGGGAACTTCAGCAGGTGTCGCAATCGTCAAGGGTTCACCAGCAGTACAAGCAGCCTACTAG